The following coding sequences lie in one Candidatus Nitrospira nitrificans genomic window:
- the urtB gene encoding urea ABC transporter permease subunit UrtB — MRRGLVPFSKIVIVLFLLIVSQGTTVAGQPLATEAAAVAASPIEQALLDIKSEDAAVRSAAAALLIEKGDASLLSALDAIRAEADRATRQAIKPVIDLLKNHANLTSDQSDTRRSAAADLVGTGRPEAIAWLEQAAVKEPVWWVKYTMEESAQLLRLRADNHAVRVVAVKKLGELRSQNGVPVLKEFVDVGAQSGATDEQRALADAAHASIRQIESWSWWAGAIETFFRGISLSSILLIMSLGLAIVFGLMGVINMAHGELMMIGAYATFVTQQAFIAWVSPEMFDWYFPVALPVAFLAAAAFGWLLEATVVRFLYGRLLETLLATWGVSLILMQAARVYFGDLTAVIAPQALRGGAQVMVGVYLPYNRIFIIILSIACVLGIYFLLFRSNLGIRVRSVTQNRNMSACLGIPTRKVDSYTFAFASGLAGIAGWALTMVGNVDPGLGQNYIVDAFMVVVTGGVGKLAGTIWASLGIGGLNKLIEPVSGAVYGKVFILVGVILFLQWRPQGLFAAKGRSADA, encoded by the coding sequence ATGCGTAGAGGATTAGTTCCATTCTCCAAAATCGTTATTGTTCTTTTCCTCCTGATCGTTTCACAAGGAACGACAGTGGCAGGGCAACCGTTGGCTACGGAGGCTGCCGCAGTAGCCGCCTCTCCGATCGAACAAGCACTTCTCGACATCAAAAGCGAGGATGCGGCGGTTCGGAGCGCGGCGGCGGCGCTCCTCATCGAAAAGGGAGATGCCAGTCTTCTATCGGCACTCGATGCAATTCGTGCCGAGGCGGATCGGGCGACCCGGCAAGCCATCAAGCCCGTGATCGATCTACTGAAGAACCATGCCAATCTCACCAGTGACCAGTCGGATACCCGACGGTCAGCCGCCGCCGATCTGGTCGGCACCGGCCGACCGGAAGCCATTGCCTGGCTGGAGCAGGCGGCGGTGAAGGAGCCCGTCTGGTGGGTCAAGTACACGATGGAGGAATCCGCACAGCTGCTTCGGCTTCGTGCTGACAATCACGCTGTCCGAGTGGTTGCTGTCAAGAAGCTCGGAGAGCTCCGCAGTCAGAACGGTGTGCCGGTGCTCAAAGAATTCGTGGACGTCGGCGCCCAGAGCGGGGCTACGGACGAGCAGCGCGCGTTGGCGGACGCGGCCCACGCGTCGATCCGACAGATTGAGTCGTGGAGTTGGTGGGCGGGCGCCATCGAGACCTTCTTCCGGGGCATCAGTCTCAGTTCGATTCTGTTGATCATGTCCCTGGGCCTGGCGATCGTCTTCGGCTTGATGGGCGTCATCAATATGGCGCACGGCGAGTTGATGATGATCGGCGCCTATGCCACGTTCGTCACGCAACAAGCGTTTATCGCCTGGGTGTCTCCCGAGATGTTTGACTGGTACTTCCCTGTGGCGTTACCCGTCGCCTTTCTTGCGGCCGCGGCATTCGGGTGGCTGCTCGAGGCCACCGTCGTGCGCTTTCTCTACGGCCGCCTGCTGGAAACCCTGTTGGCGACGTGGGGCGTGAGTTTGATCCTCATGCAGGCGGCTCGGGTGTATTTCGGCGATCTGACGGCGGTCATTGCGCCGCAGGCGCTGCGAGGTGGGGCGCAGGTGATGGTCGGGGTCTACCTTCCGTACAATAGGATTTTCATCATCATCTTGTCGATTGCCTGTGTCCTGGGGATTTACTTTTTGCTCTTCCGATCAAATCTTGGGATTCGGGTCCGGTCGGTCACGCAAAACCGCAATATGAGCGCCTGTCTTGGGATCCCGACCCGCAAAGTGGACTCCTATACCTTTGCCTTTGCCTCCGGGTTGGCTGGAATCGCAGGTTGGGCCCTCACGATGGTGGGGAATGTCGATCCCGGACTCGGGCAGAACTATATCGTCGATGCCTTCATGGTCGTGGTGACCGGAGGCGTGGGGAAACTCGCCGGCACGATCTGGGCTTCGTTAGGGATCGGCGGGCTGAACAAACTGATTGAACCGGTCAGTGGAGCCGTCTATGGAAAGGTCTTTATCCTGGTCGGTGTGATTTTATTCTTGCAATGGCGGCCGCAGGGTTTGTTTGCCGCAAAAGGACGCAGCGCCGATGCCTGA